One genomic window of Dunckerocampus dactyliophorus isolate RoL2022-P2 chromosome 7, RoL_Ddac_1.1, whole genome shotgun sequence includes the following:
- the LOC129185789 gene encoding lymphocyte antigen 6A-2/6E-1-like isoform X2, whose translation MHHLLLIFGIFHLPKVATLKCYECAAGSSGSCIDATKECPPLADQCGALRLIVYGGDEVIADVNGKSCTFADHCVEVSVNFGATRTIFTNRCCTTDLCNSLPAPDISKSRPNGKKCFSCNGLQCTTSLDCQGNEHYCVTAIVDVKGQSRTMRGCASKQMCSNTQQLAALIGAQVSCCEGDYCNSGNTQRAAGLLLVAATLLSLVMLH comes from the exons ATGCATCACCTCCTGCTAATCTTTGGGATTTTTCACCTCCCTAAAG TTGCCACTCtgaagtgttatgagtgtgcaGCAGGAAGCTCAGGTTCCTGCATTGACGCAACAAAAGAGTGCCCCCCACTGGCGGATCAGTGCGGTGCACTCAGACTAATCGTATACGGTG GCGATGAGGTGATTGCGGATGTCAATGGCAAAAGCTGCACTTTTGCTGATCACTGTGTAGAAGTCTCAGTCAATTTCGGCGCGACCAGAACCATCTTCACCAACAGGTGTTGCACCACGGACCTCTGCAACAGTCTGCCAGCACCCG ATATCAGCAAGTCCAGGCCCAATGGTAAAAAATGCTTCAGTTGCAACGGGCTGCAGTGCACCACCTCTCTAGACTGTCAAGGCAACGAGCATTACTGCGTCACAGCGATTG TGGACGTCAAGGGCCAGAGCAGAACCATGAGGGGTTGTGCCTCCAAGCAAATGTGCTCTAATACGCAACAACTGGCAGCACTCATAGGAGCGCAAGTCAGCTGCTGTGAGGGCGACTACTGCAACAGTGGTAACACACAAAGAGCTGCTGGTCTCCTCCTAGTGGCCGCAACGCTGCTCTCTTTGGTGATGTTACATTAA
- the LOC129185789 gene encoding lymphocyte antigen 6A-2/6E-1-like isoform X1, with product MHHLLLIFGIFHLPKVATLKCYECAAGSSGSCIDATKECPPLADQCGALRLIVYGGTLSTCDEVIADVNGKSCTFADHCVEVSVNFGATRTIFTNRCCTTDLCNSLPAPDISKSRPNGKKCFSCNGLQCTTSLDCQGNEHYCVTAIVDVKGQSRTMRGCASKQMCSNTQQLAALIGAQVSCCEGDYCNSGNTQRAAGLLLVAATLLSLVMLH from the exons ATGCATCACCTCCTGCTAATCTTTGGGATTTTTCACCTCCCTAAAG TTGCCACTCtgaagtgttatgagtgtgcaGCAGGAAGCTCAGGTTCCTGCATTGACGCAACAAAAGAGTGCCCCCCACTGGCGGATCAGTGCGGTGCACTCAGACTAATCGTATACGGTGGTACGTTATCAACCT GCGATGAGGTGATTGCGGATGTCAATGGCAAAAGCTGCACTTTTGCTGATCACTGTGTAGAAGTCTCAGTCAATTTCGGCGCGACCAGAACCATCTTCACCAACAGGTGTTGCACCACGGACCTCTGCAACAGTCTGCCAGCACCCG ATATCAGCAAGTCCAGGCCCAATGGTAAAAAATGCTTCAGTTGCAACGGGCTGCAGTGCACCACCTCTCTAGACTGTCAAGGCAACGAGCATTACTGCGTCACAGCGATTG TGGACGTCAAGGGCCAGAGCAGAACCATGAGGGGTTGTGCCTCCAAGCAAATGTGCTCTAATACGCAACAACTGGCAGCACTCATAGGAGCGCAAGTCAGCTGCTGTGAGGGCGACTACTGCAACAGTGGTAACACACAAAGAGCTGCTGGTCTCCTCCTAGTGGCCGCAACGCTGCTCTCTTTGGTGATGTTACATTAA
- the LOC129185785 gene encoding myelin-associated glycoprotein codes for MAKERKMMLLFLLLAASGGAVSSKWTASVVGKIDALVSSCVVLPCSFSHPKEQLPTSRLRGIWHRPGQGDQRFYHQDRTKILENFRDRTQLLGHLGQGNCSLEITQIKDSDNGPFCFRIELARTEDDTDTPDKFSFDKDCVTLKMLSEPPKPTLIHGSTAIQGHSYIVSCSVSHTCPTHVPTLTWNRGASRDVMTIHKEVHAGFWEVQSILTIVPKATDDHAEVTCTAMFYGQTTSSKTFTLFVKRKESHHHIIIPTVVAVGTTVIFGGICMLMAKKYKRRISELQHQDSRLSRFSGRRPREEIVALNHLPSSSKSAAGPKFCKPFVPSPKSQPKSYNYKEDLTDADDYENTADLNVYGNC; via the exons ATggccaaagaaagaaagatgatgcTGTTATTTCTGCTGTTAGCAG CTTCTGGAGGTGCTGTTAGTAGCAAATGGACGGCCAGTGTTGTGGGGAAAATTGACGCCCTGGTATCTTCCTGTGTGGTTTTACCATGTTCATTCAGCCATCCTAAAGAACAGCTCCCCACCTCTAGACTCAGAGGGATATGGCATCGCCCAGGTCAAGGCGACCAACGCTTCTACCACCAGGACAGGACCAAGATATTAGAAAACTTTAGAGATCGCACCCAGCTGTTGGGACATTTGGGGCAGGGTAACTGCAGCTTGGAAATCACTCAAATCAAAGACTCCGACAACGGGCCTTTCTGTTTCCGCATTGAACTTGCACGGACAGAAGACGACACGGACACCCCTGACAAATTCTCCTTTGACAAGGATTGCGTGACCTTGAAAATGCTCT CTGAGCCTCCAAAACCCACTTTGATTCATGGGAGCACGGCCATCCAAGGTCATTCCTACATTGTCAGCTGTTCAGTGAGTCATACGTGCCCCACCCATGTACCCACACTCACGTGGAACAGGGGCGCCTCTCGCGATGTCATGACCATACACAAAGAAGTTCACGCCGGTTTTTGGGAGGTTCAGTCCATCCTGACTATTGTTCCCAAGGCCACGGACGACCATGCTGAGGTTACTTGCACTGCCATGTTTTATGGACAGACAACATCCTCGAAAACGTTCACTCTCTTTGTAAAAC GCAAAGAAAGCCATCACCACATCATCATTCCTACAGTAGTGGCAGTTGGGACCACTGTGATCTTTGGAGGCATCTGCATGCTGATGGCGAAAAAATATAA GAGACGCATTTCAGAACTTCAACATCAGGACAG CCGACTGTCCAGGTTTTCCGGCAG GAGGCCAAGAGAAGAAATTGTGGCTCTGAATCACTT GCCCAGTAGTTCCAAATCTGCTGCTGGACCGAAGTTCTGCAAACCTTTTGTACCATCTCCTAAAAG CCAGCCCAAATCCTACAATTACAAAGAG GACCTGACTGATGCTGACGACTATGAAAATACAGCAGACCTCAACGTGTATGGGAACTGCTGA